The Siniperca chuatsi isolate FFG_IHB_CAS linkage group LG17, ASM2008510v1, whole genome shotgun sequence genomic sequence CAATTCAGTGGGTACAGGGGTTGTTGAGCAGAAAGCTAAAACCACTGGCTCTGAGGCCAAGAAGGCCAAGCTTCAACCCACGCCTCTGGAGACACGCAGCAGCAAGAAGGTTTCCAATCAAGAGAAAGCTGCCACGCAAACCACCACCCCTACCACTCCAATTTCTAATGGACATGAATCAGAAACACCTCCTTCTCCTAAACAAACACGACCTATTACCCCACTTTCACCTCCTACTCTCCCTCCTCAACAAACCCCGCCTCCTACACCAGCAGCCAATGCGGAGCCGGTGAACCAGCGACCCAAGCGGGCATCGGCTGGCAAGCTGATGTTGATTCGAcaagcacagcagcagcagagcaggtcTCATGGTCGgagctcctcctcttcctccccctcatcAGGCCAGAATCACCCACAGAACCCCAGTTGTGCCAGCACTACCTCAGACCCCCAACAAACCTCTGtgtcctcctccaccacctcctctctgCTTACTTCCACCAACAACCCCGGACAGCTCAAACCAGCAGCATTGAGGACCGCTGACCGTGACAAGGAGTGGGAGCATGAGAAAGAGATGGCACGCCAGAAGGAACTCGAGCAGGAGAAGGAGTGGGAGCGCCAGCGGAGCAGGCCAGAGGGCTGGGCAGCGCTGGGTGAAGTCCCTGTCTTTCGGCCAGTGCCGAGGGAGTTCCAGGACCCCCTGGTGTACTTGGATGCAGTgagggagcaggcagaggaggctGGCATGTGCCGTGTGGTCCCGCCCCCAGACTGGCGGCCAGAGTGCAAGCTGAGCGAGGAGATGCGTTTTGTTACACAGATGCAGAGGGTCCACATGCTGGGCCGGCGCTGGGGACCCAACGTGCAGCGGCTGGCCTGCATCCGCAAGCACCTCAAATCTCAGGGCATTACCATGGATGAGCCACCTGTCATCGGTAAGTGAgccaaacagacaaacacacatatgtatatgtgaATGTACACAAGGCAATTTAGTTGACAAAACTCCTTCCTGAATTGATTGAATTAACTAAGCAATAAGCCACAGGTTTCTTCCTGCGCACTGACACAGAGGACCAGAGTTATCGATTTTACGGGGATGAATTAAACACTGACACCCTATTCCAAACTGAAGTCTCCTCCTCAGCCCTGTCTACACTTGTGGTTGTTTCTCTTTCACAGCTTTTGTTGGATGTAAAGATAAGAAACTGATAAACTAGTTACAGTACATCAAGGGAAGATAATGTACACAATGTACAAAAAAGTGCTGTTTACCTTCTCAGTgtcctgctgtttttaaaatagtttttttttttaataaagccaTGATAAAAGCAGCCAGTAAGCAAGCATTACAGATGTTGCTATTTCCATTGGCATCAGTGGTGCTCTGAAAGCCTGAGTGGCATTCCGACCGATTTTATCTTCCCGTTTATAGATGACAATAAGAATGTGGAACAACTTGGCGAGGGGCCTGACGGGCCACGAAAACAATATTTTCCCAGATTGTCCCGTCACCTTCCATttctcacaatgacatcagCATTTTATGAGCCTTTAAATGGCCCCAGTTTAGACAGAAACTGtaatgtgtgagtgagttttCTGTATGTGCATATTTATGCATcccatgcatgcacatacagtatgtggttgtTGAAGTTTATTAGACTTGCACTGGTTCATGTTGTGCATGCACTGTTGCATTTGTATACAGCTGTATTCAGATTAGTCCAGTATGAGTACAGTTGGAATGCGGCTGTTGCCAGAGAGACCTGGCAGCCAGTGAGCCACAGTGGAGAGGCTTCAGCCAGCCAGGATACCCTGGTTCCAAATGACTTCCTTTACTGTGCCCAGCAGATCAGTTCTACATTAACAGaatttgtgtctctgtttggcACAATGATGGTTCAGATCATTTTGAAAGGTGATAGCTCAATTGgctgtttcaaataaaatgaactgGGCTTGACGAAACGGCATGTTTAGCCAAAGGAGCAGATGCTCCAAGATGGCAGTCTTCgtgatttaatttgatttctgtgttttttcaaaaCCTGAGTTTAGACAAGTGAAAATGGACAATTTCTTAATATACACAGAGAGGGCCAAAATTTCTGTTATTGAAGATGACAATTATTTCACCTTTGATTGGTTGTAATGTTAGCCGACGAGACGCATGGATTCCTATTGGATTTGTCacaatttttatatttaaccaCTCTAAGCTCACtcctcatttttttctctgatttaccTTCTCTTTGTCCTTCTGCTCCACGCAGGTGGCTGTGAAGTGGACCTGTCACGTTTTTTCCAGATTATCAATGACATGGGTGGCATGCAGCAGGTGATGGACCTGAAGAAGTGGACCAAGCTGGCCGACCTTCTGCGCATCCCTAAGTCAGCGCAGGACCGGCTGGCCAAGCTGCAGGAGGCGTACCTCCAGTACATCCTCTCGTATGACTCGCTCAGCACAGAGGAGCGCCTCCGACTGCAGGCAGAGGTGCTGCAGGAGAAAAAGAACCTGGAGTCGCGCCGCGGCCCTCTGGAGGGTCTCTCGGACTCCTCAGCACCTAGTGCACTGGTGCTGCCACGCTATGAGCCCAAGAATGGGCTAGTAGGTGGCATAGTGGGAGGGGCGACAGGGCACCACCGCAGCAATGGAGTGTATCACCGTCTGAAGGAGCTGGAGGCTCAGGTCAAAGCGGGCCGGCGCCGGCTCTTCGCTCAGGAAAAACAAGGCAAAGAGGACAGGCAGCAtggggagcagcagcagcagcagcaggagcagcagcaggaggaggaggaggaggagagtggcGTTCTCAGTGACCAGCACAAATGTATTAACAAGGTGAGGATGAAgaagacatttgacatttgctgTTTATGCCACACAAGAAGCACGTAACTGTAACTTTTCTTTTGgttattctttctttctaaaaGAGGTTTTATCTTAGGTCATTAAGTGCTGTGAACAACTGTTAACTCTTATTGACTACTGCAAGGTCAGTTGTTCATTACATCATTTGCTGTCCAGTTAGCCATCTTTGCATCAGCAGTAGCACTAAGGCATAGAAACATCTCTGGATGTTGCCTCTTTGCTGGCCTGCCTGTCTCATGGTTGCCCTTGTTTTCGTTTTTGTCTGTGAAAAGACACCTAACAAATCTCCTTCATCTaacttttataaaatataagaCAGCATATTTTAAGTTACACAATGTGATATGTAAGAGCCAACTGTCATacattgtttgattttatttattaatatgttGGCATCCATAATCAAGTTTGTTTTAGTCCTTCAATCAGCAAGCTGGCATGCCTTAACTAAAATCAAAAATGATatgcacattgttttgtttatatggTAAATGCCAGATCTTTTAGCTTGTCAGCACCTGAGCCGTCTTCAAAGGCCTCTTATTGCTCAGCCAGATGTCTGCCATCTCACTACTATCTGAATCAAGACTAATGTCACACATGAGGTGTAAACAGCCTACACCTTTCATAGTATCACCACTAAAAATTGAGTGTTTCGATATCACTGTCAAGTGACAAAATATGCACCCTAAGGACCCGAAGGAGCTACGCTGTGCTATAAATTGTCACAACACACTATGACTGGGTTTGTCTTAGGGAGAATGTTACTGTGATGTGAACTGCATGTTAATGTATATTGAAATTCTTAATCAGTATTCTTGGTGCATGCTGTTAACTGACATAGTTTGTGGTttataaaatcaaatataaGAGGTTTacatgcagcagtgtgtgtaaaGTCATGTAGCTGCATTGTAAAGACCTGGTTTTTGGTGTGCAAGCGAGGGACAGCAGTTTTTGTACCTTGCACATCTTGtggttttgttaaatatttctgtGCAGCTATTTGTGTGGTAAGGTGGTCAGTAgtcttgcgtgtgtgtgtgtgtgtatacacatacacattagaTGTATTCCCACCTCCCCAGCCTGCTGGCAGCTGTGTTGATTCTGGCCGGCTGAAATGTAGGTCAGAGAGAAGGCAGCCCCCAAAGCAGCCCATCCCCTCACCCCTACCCCGCCCCCTTCAAACCCcgccttctccagctctctcGGCTCCTTTAATCCAGCCCCTTTCCCCATGGCTTCTCTCCTTCAGCTCATGCCCTTGCTCTTAGCTATTTCCCCAAATCTCCGGTCCTCTCGACgaccctttctttctctttcgtACCCGGTCCTCTTGCCAATGCCTCTGCCAAACCCCCCTACCTCCAATATGTACATCAGTGCAAAGGCTAGCAGTTCTTTGTGCATGTGTAGAAATCTGCATGTGCAAATATATACACCACACTTGCTTTTCACAAAAAATGTGCACttattgttgtgttgttgtttggtaGTGCCACAGCATCTTGATGGGGTGAAGCAGTAATTATTTCTGTAATTAAGGTAActttgatctgtgttgacactctctcacacacacgcactctcaCACTGTGTAATACTCCACCCATCTCCAGTGTGGAtcccatttaatttttttccctccagttcCTTTGGTAACTAAATCCCTCTATATGACCTCCCTCTGAAGAACTCCGATATTGTCAACAGACCTGACCCAGTACAGTCCATAGACCTCTGAATTATAGAAGTACTATTCAACGTAATGACATGTGAATGGCTGTCACCATCCTGACAGGACAGGCTTGTCTAAATATGACCCATCACTATTCTCCACAGCTCagatttgtatgcatttttcaTCTGGAGTGGCCCCCAAGAGGAGGTTATATTTCACTTCTTCTATCAAGAGAACAAAGTGCATGTCAAGGGTATAATTAACTCTAATTACAGGAAAAGCTTGGATAAGTGCTGCTACTGACTGGCCCAAAGAACATCTTGTCAGTGCTTACTAGGTCACTActatactgtattatttaaCTGCATTAATTCACAACCCTGTAGCTATTGTAATAATAGAGATTGTAATAAGGTCAGTCACTTTTTGAAATCATGTGGACACCtaagaaggaaaaaagcaaagaaagacaaactgtCACCGGACATAAGGAGGGGTCAGCAGGGTCTGTACATCTCCAGGTCTGGGCCGGCAGATTTCCAGGGGAGATGTATCTGGGACTTGTAGGGGAGGCACAGAGGTGCAGCCTTATAGAGACACATGTACAGTTGATACATTTGtctgtgcacatacagtacatgcattcTTTTGACCATAATGCTTTCCTGCTGACTTTCACTCTTTTGAAATATGGTGGGAAAGAGGAGAACTTGCAGGTCATTGACATCCAGCAATATTTTCTTTGCTCATATTTTATTCACGCTCCAATCTCGGTTCACATTtcctattgttttttttctcatgacCGAAGACCATAAATATGTGGAGTGAAGTCTGCAGTTTTTTCCATGTTCCCCTCAGACTCCTTTAGCATGTTGTGACTCATAATGTTTAATGCCTGTTTGTTGCAGGGGAAATCGGTGTCTTTGACTAACTTCTTCAGGATAGCCCGGAACACCATGACAATGTGCTTTAACAAGGAACCAGGAGCTGCTGACGTtgaggttagcatgctaacgtctAGATTAAACAACTTgtactgcattttttttgttcctAAATGAAACATTTGCTATTTGCCAGATGAAACATTAGAACTGTTGATCAAATGTTTATGAAAACCTTAGCTATAAGAAAATCATTCAAAAGGGAGTTTTCTCACAGACCTCAGCTAGCAGCATTTGTTCAGTTTGCTGACATAACTGACTATGAGGCACACCTGAAACCTGTACACTGCTTCATGCATTCTTCCACTGATCGGCTTTCCATCCATTTTGTTCTTGCAGCAAGAGTACTGGAGGATTGTGGAGCAGAGAGATAGCCACGtggtggtgcattgtgggaaggTAGACACCAGTACACATGGCAGTGGTTTCCCCACAGGAAAGTCAGAGCCATTTTCAAAGTAAGTAGCTCACAGACCTTACAGAACTCACTCACTTTAAAGTTTGGACAGAGTATTCTGCCTGTGTTGCAAGACTGTCTGAATGTCAGATGGTGAATCTTGGCAGGGAAACCTCAAGAGTAACACTGTCCGCTTCCTCAAGAGTGACCATGGAGGTGCCCTTGAGCTATCTTGCCTAGGTATTCTTTGGTATCCctggaaaaaaaatgcagaaatgacCCTTCCGCTTATCTTTTCCTCAGACATGGATGGAACCTCACTGTCCTCCCCAATAACTCTGGATCCATTCTGAGGCATCTGGGTGCTGTGCCTGGTAAGGACATGTAAAGGCAGTTCTCTACACAGCATAAAGGCTGTAGCAGCTCAATAGCAAACTTAAAGAAAGACAAAGCTGGCTGCGAAATGCTCCAGAAAAATGCATATATAGGAAATAAATTTTAGCTTACTTTTTGGCTGCATCTCTAGATATTCTATGCTATTGTTTGTGTAATTTGCAGTTAGTAATAACGTATGctcttgtttctttctctttaaacCCCTCTGTCTCCCCAGGGGTGACCATTCCCTGGCTTAACATTGGCATGGTCTTTTCTACCTCATGCTGGTCTCGAGACCAAAATCGCCTTCCATATATTGATTACTTACACACTGGTGCTGATTGCATTTGGTAAGTATGCAATGGACTCTTTTCCTCATCATTACTGGTATAGTGTGTACATGATCACACTAAAAACTCACCACAAATTctattattgtaaatatttaaacatatgTAAAATTAGCAAGGAGACCCAATAGGAAAAAGTGCATAGTCTTCTCTCGGTGGACAGTTCTTTGCAAGTGGGGTGAAGTCAACTGATGCTTTACGTGAAGAAATGTTCAGTATGTCTCTGTCTTGGTGTGTTCCTCCCACAGGTATTCTGTCCCTGCTGAGGAGAAGGCTAAGCTGGACAAGGTGGTCCATACACTGCTTCAGGCCAATGGCACCCCAGGACTAGAAATGTTGGAGAAAAACATCATggtcagtgttttctgtgtgtgcaaaTTGAAATATATTGCCATCTACCATCCATGCTTCTTTGTCACGTATTGATCACATATTAAAGTAAGAAACGTTTTCAGTCTTTCATCAGTCATAATACTTTCTGAAGCCCCTTCATTactaaaaatatacagtttcaGATATGTAACacgtttttctttctctccctctccttctgtttgatcttcagatctctccagaggtGCTATGCCGTGAAGGCATCAAGGTTTACCGTACGGTCCAGAGGAGCGGCCAGTTTGTGGTCTGCTACCCCGGAGCCTTTGTCTCTAAAGTGTGCTGTGGCTACAGCGTGTCAGAGACAGTGCACTTTGCCACACCGCACTGGATGAAACTGGGTTACCAGGCCGCAAAGGTCAGCATATGAATCTGGGTGGGCAGATCAATACAAGGGCCATGTTAAATGAATAGCACATATGTGgacaacaaaatgtgcaaaaaggcatgaaaatgttttctataaatatgaaatataaaattaaaatgtctctGGAATGAATATTTTGCCTGTGTATTACAgattttacatgttgttttattttgctccTGCTTGGTAATGCCTCACAACACTGGCCCCCTGTGGACAGTGGCAGTTAAAACTGATTTATGTGGAgttgactgaaactgaaatggaTAAATGAACTTAGAACCTAGAGCTTTATTCTCTAATCAGCCAGTGTGCTAAACTTTAAGGAATACTTGCAGCTGTAAGTCTCCCAGGGGTTTGTattgagatttttttgtgaTCATAAGCAAGCCTTTGGACCACTGGACCTCATTAAAGCAGTAatagaagagaagaaaatgttcCTTACTGTCATTATAGGCATTATGGTGATGGAAGTACGTATACCTTCAGCAATACCATCGTATTCATAGCCACAGCAAATATTGCTCTTAAGGGTAATATGACATTCATACAATGTGCTGTATTGTGGTGCACTGCCTAAAACATTTTCTCCCAAATAGTGAACATTTTTTACTTAAGAAATATTTGAGTGTACAGAGTCTGTGATTACACTGCAAACAATTTCATTCTTACACACTGAAGGACATTATCAGCATTGTTGGAGCATATCACTTAACTTACTTTACTCTTACTTCACCTAGttaaaatatctgtatttgaatgtgtgtaaacgtctgaaaaaaggaaacaaaactgGTTGAATAAATGACCGATGTTGAGGGGAAAAAgtgctgtctttttttattttgagacattacacaacaaaacatcaaaaaacagTCTGttattgatttaataaaaatcataatttgtAATGTGTTCTGAATTTGTGTGCAGGACCTGAAATGTCGTCGTATAGCCAAACCCTTCTCCATGGAGAAGCTACTGTACCAGATCGCCACAGCCGAATCCAAGAGGGACAATGGCCTTCTCCTCACCACCATCTCCGCCCTACTCAAAGACCTCAGGTAGGATGCAGCAGTGGTCCtaaatgtgcacacactcatCTTCACAGCCCTTGTCAAAGTAGCAAACGACCTCCTCCTCACAGCAGCAAAGGAGAATGCTCAGTTTTAATCCTTTTTGACCTGTGTTCAGCTTTGATACCGTAGATATGATACATGCTATTTTAATTGAGTGCCTCAAACAGTGGGTAGGTATCTCAGGCTTAGCACTGAAATGGCTCAAATCGTATTTATCAAATAAGactttctctgtcactgtaGGCAAGTCAACGTCATCTACAGCAGACATCACCTGTGGGGTACCACAGGGCTCAATTCTTGGCACCATCCTCTTCTCTGTCTACATGCTTCCACTAGATCAAATAATTCGAAAGCacaatgtttcttttcatagctatgctgatgacacaatTATATACCTTAAGACATAATTATCCCAACTGCTTCAATATCCTCAAACAGTCTCAAGGACATTAAATGTTGGATGTCAAATAACTTTCTTCAGTTGAATGAAAGCAAAACTGAAATACTGTTATTCGGTCAGCACAACCCAAGAAATCTTGTCTTAGAAGATCTAGGTGACTTATCCAATATAATCTGACGTCttgttcagaatgctgcagcttgAATTTGAAGTGACACTAAACGTAGAGATTACCCCAGTATTAGCACATCTACACTGGCTACCAGTAACGTTTATAATCGATTTTAAGATCCTACTGATTACTTTTAGAGCACAGAAAGGTCTAGCCCCTAGTTATATTGCTGACCTTTTAACTCTCTATAAGCCGGAACGCAGCCTGAGATTCTTGGGCAAGGCCCTTTTGGTTGTTCTACGGTCCACAGAGACaggttttactgtatgtaaagcactttgtaaacattgtttttagaaaagtgatatacaaataaagttattattcaCACATGTATACGCAAAAAGTAACAATACTGTTACTGTTCTAAAGTGTAGAATTTTATCTGCAAGTAAAAACTTGTTTAAATATAGATAGGAATTTAAGGAATCAATCAAATGTTACGTCAAGGGTACGGTATTTTCTATTCCTTTATGGGTGGTATTTGATCTTAATAACTGTTCTTCTCCTCTGCAAATACTATTCTTTTTCATTAGAGGATGTACATCCAACTCTCTGTATTTCCCCAGAGCAATAAAAAACATCCAACTTGATGAGCATCTTTCTTGTCCAATAGGAACATAGAGATTCGCCAACGGCAGGAACTTTACAAGGCAGGTTTGCGCTCCTCTGCCCGCTATGGCACCCATGACAGCAGCCTGGGGCCCAGTGAGGGACGCAAGAAGCCTCGTGGGAAATGGCTGGCACTGGAGTCCTCAGAGAGACGCTGCCAGATCTGTCAGCATCTCTGCTATCTGTCCATGGTGAGAGCAGAGGGCACAGGAGATTAACACACTGGTTATAAGATATGAGgacttattttttaaaatgcctATAGTGCTAGTTTGTCAGCCAAGGGCACCCTTCAAGAAAGTTTGAAgtcataaatatttattcatgaaatcatcatttttttcagtttgtatgtattattttgcaTTATGCCTTGCAAAAACATATagcttatatactgtatttactaaCTACTACCTGCTATACATAATAACATTCCTATTTATTTGTACACTGGCAAGACTACATTTTCTTGTGCTTGTTATGCCTCAatatttcaaaagtaaaatctGATACAGTTTTATAACAATGTTATTGAATTGAATGCCATAATATTGTAATATGTGCAAACTTACTA encodes the following:
- the jarid2b gene encoding protein Jumonji, with amino-acid sequence MSKERPKRNIIQKKYDDSDGIPWSEERVMRKVLYLSLKEFRSAQKRQLDGDGTTNSNGSLANGQLNGSGSKGSHKEDGRSQGLDGSNKYCEDGPAKKRPRLQAQRKFAQSQPNSPSTTPVKVADPGSLNTGLATVPSSSLSLLSSSSLSSSIQDLSRRKPKTEDFLTFLCLRGSSALPSNMAYFGSSQEEEDLEVDEEEEEEEVRNGGGSHSHGGGSSSHPSASSSCHSTPRKGKLPARQPLNGHVFNSHGKAGTRESPRPKAGTHSRDSPAPPLPPPPPPPPPLLRERSERAEAREHAREQQAMASGRGLANGLPSRRAAEELRKQVSKVNGLTRAGSAQAVSGAKKSRDFRLPSKTVKKYTATVSKGHVTYTKAKQKELGKKTKLSSSNKHNSAASAPSSANNHNQHSQPAASNGLANSGKAVAPAHHSNAKTRKQVLLSNGLHNVAASARLNGRLNGQRHNTLAKEDRQRQSQQGQGECPGREGLRNSKRRLEVVLNSVGTGVVEQKAKTTGSEAKKAKLQPTPLETRSSKKVSNQEKAATQTTTPTTPISNGHESETPPSPKQTRPITPLSPPTLPPQQTPPPTPAANAEPVNQRPKRASAGKLMLIRQAQQQQSRSHGRSSSSSSPSSGQNHPQNPSCASTTSDPQQTSVSSSTTSSLLTSTNNPGQLKPAALRTADRDKEWEHEKEMARQKELEQEKEWERQRSRPEGWAALGEVPVFRPVPREFQDPLVYLDAVREQAEEAGMCRVVPPPDWRPECKLSEEMRFVTQMQRVHMLGRRWGPNVQRLACIRKHLKSQGITMDEPPVIGGCEVDLSRFFQIINDMGGMQQVMDLKKWTKLADLLRIPKSAQDRLAKLQEAYLQYILSYDSLSTEERLRLQAEVLQEKKNLESRRGPLEGLSDSSAPSALVLPRYEPKNGLVGGIVGGATGHHRSNGVYHRLKELEAQVKAGRRRLFAQEKQGKEDRQHGEQQQQQQEQQQEEEEEESGVLSDQHKCINKGKSVSLTNFFRIARNTMTMCFNKEPGAADVEQEYWRIVEQRDSHVVVHCGKVDTSTHGSGFPTGKSEPFSKHGWNLTVLPNNSGSILRHLGAVPGVTIPWLNIGMVFSTSCWSRDQNRLPYIDYLHTGADCIWYSVPAEEKAKLDKVVHTLLQANGTPGLEMLEKNIMISPEVLCREGIKVYRTVQRSGQFVVCYPGAFVSKVCCGYSVSETVHFATPHWMKLGYQAAKDLKCRRIAKPFSMEKLLYQIATAESKRDNGLLLTTISALLKDLRNIEIRQRQELYKAGLRSSARYGTHDSSLGPSEGRKKPRGKWLALESSERRCQICQHLCYLSMVVQETDNVVFCLECALRYVEKHKSCRGLKMMYRYDEEQINSLVNQVCGRAMLKNGGGGGVIVNGGVGDPCHGLSPAKASPAKRGPRKRATVEVSLARLSSSHIPKAAAVS